In Oryza sativa Japonica Group chromosome 1, ASM3414082v1, the genomic stretch TACTTGTCGAGCACTCCCCAAGCTTCCCTGCACCTCAGCTCCTTGCCCGGCGGGAGAGGGACGAAGCGCAGCGCCGGCGCGGGGGCGAAGGGGTCGCAGGTGATGAGGCACCAGGAGAGGTCGACGAACCAGAGCCTCCCGGAGTGCGAGACGGCGCCGTTGGGGGCCAACTGCCGGGGAGGGAACGGGTAGGCGACCTCCTTCTCGACCCACTCGCCGACGTCGGAGGAGAAGCAGAGGAGCGTGGCGTGGTCGGCGTGGAGGATGGGCTGGAGCTCGGCGACCACgtagcggccgccgccgtcgggggaGGCGAGGAGTCCCATGTGGCCCATGTGCATGACGAGCTCCGGGTCGGGGAGAGCGACCgcggtggccgtggcggcgTCGAGGACGAAGTAGCCCGGGACGAACTGGCGCCACATGAACTCCTGACGGCCGGGGCGGTCGATGACGGTGGGGCCCTTGGCGCGGCCCTGGtcggcgtggaggaggaggaggccggaggGGTCGGCGGCCATGACGCTGGGGAAGTTGTCGGACGTGGTGGCGCTCGGGAAGATCCGCGAAGGGATGGTGAGCAGCGAGACGCGCGGGGGCGCCTTGAGCGCGAGGGAGAGATCGGCGCCCGCAGGGATCCCGCCCCCGGCCCCCTTCTCGTCGGCGCCGCAGACGCGCGGGATGCTGCCCAGGATCACccacgtcgacggcggcggcgacgcggacgcCATCGTCTCGGCTGgcgacgaggcggaggaggagaagggcgcGCGGGTGAGGCCTAGCGGTTCCGCGTACGCGTA encodes the following:
- the LOC4326752 gene encoding uncharacterized protein; the protein is MASASPPPSTWVILGSIPRVCGADEKGAGGGIPAGADLSLALKAPPRVSLLTIPSRIFPSATTSDNFPSVMAADPSGLLLLHADQGRAKGPTVIDRPGRQEFMWRQFVPGYFVLDAATATAVALPDPELVMHMGHMGLLASPDGGGRYVVAELQPILHADHATLLCFSSDVGEWVEKEVAYPFPPRQLAPNGAVSHSGRLWFVDLSWCLITCDPFAPAPALRFVPLPPGKELRCREAWGVLDKYRCVRVSAGKLRFVDMYKATAPHQRGPHKISVWTLADPDSEEWTLEHEASFAEIWADDSYKATGLPDKIPVLALIHPENPDVVYFFLEEHLFGVDVRARKVVGSEVYELVAPPSEVLATRFVRAWELPPALSSGSN